atttttttaaagatgtTGCTTTTGTTGCTGTTTTGTTTGGTAGCTGAAGAAATATAACAAAACTAAAATGTTATTCATGAAATGACCATGTTTATGATTTTAGTACTTTTTAGgcataacattttattttttatttttttgataataatcttgttattttttaaaaatctgtaaTTTGGTTCCTggatttattttactttttccaTCCATTTGCTGATGTTATTTATTCTTGGATTTAAAAATCTGTAATATGGTTTTTGTGAccactttttctttgttttgtttttcagaTGTAGTtgttttaattcaaaattttttatGATCTCACAAATTTATATGATTGTTTGTGCTGTTGAAAGTATAGCTTTGTCAAAATAAGATGATAATGTTCAAGAAACAGTTATGGTGTGACTAAGTTATATGATTTGGATAATGTATGCTAGATTTTGCATGTTTGCTTTTAGATAATTGTCATTAATTCCTCGTTTAGTTATGGCAAGAGCTAACAATATGGTAAACTAAATTAAGTGGAAATGCTAGAAAAGTTTATGTACTTGAGATATGGTTTTCTGATTTGGCATGCCTACATGTACACAATGTGTGTTAGTTAAATTCAAACTGTTCCTTTTCAGGGTGGGGATTCTACCATAAAAAGAGCCAAGTTTGATCTAGAAAGTGGGGAAACAAATCGTGTTGAAAGAGGCGGAAATAACAAGGATAAGTATGTAGATGCATCGCAAGGAGATGTATCTACTACAAGTAATTCTAATGTTTCTGCTGTGGCTAAAACCGAGAAGTCAGGTTGTGATCAGCTTCCAAAAGAATTAAACGAAATGAAAATTAAAGATGATAAAAGCAAAAACAACAACGAAAAGgtatttattgttattaatttGTTCTATTTTCCTACTtgaattttttctatattcattGGAGACCTAGCATATGCATGCGCCTTTTTAACTCTATAAAGATGTCATTAAATGAAAAGTTACATTTATAGTTAAGTTTAGTGAATCTAATTTTTGTTGAAAAGCAATCAATCATTGAGTTTGGTAATTGATTTGCTGTGTGCAGGATATGGAAGCAACTATTGTGAACGGAAATGGAACCGAAACTGGTCAAGTAATTACAACTTCTATTGGTGGTCGAGATGGACAGCCAAAGAGGGTATTGTTCTGATCAGTCCATTAATTTCTATTCCGCTGTATAGTCTTAAGAATCTTAAAATATTGTACCTTCGATAACTTCATTTTTGCTTCGCTCAGATAATCTCATATGCGGCAGAGCGTGTTGTTGGTACCGGTTCTTTTGGTGTTGTTTATCAGGTATTTATATTCCTTTAGCAGTGTTTCAGTGTTGTATGGAATTGTCAAGTTACTCTCTTTGCTTATCCACGATGGCTTGAATATGTTGTAGGCTAAGTGCGTTGAAACTGGCGAATCCGTTGCAATAAAGAAAGTCTTACAAGACAAGAGATATAAAAATAGGGAACTCCAGGTTATGCGCATGCTTGAACACACTAATGTTCTTAAACTAAAGCACTGTTTCTACTCGACGGCTGAAAAAGAAGATGTGTACCTTAACTTAGTTTTGGAGTACGTACCTGAAACTGTCTACAGAGTTTCAAAGCACTATGTCAGGATGCACCAACACATGCCTATAATTTATGTGCAACTATACATGTATCAGGTAATCTAGAAATTGAGTCAATTATCATTGTTTATTTTGGTCACGAGCTTCCTCAATAATGTTAATAGAATTCCAGCCATTTGCTTTTGGTTGGTTACTTTTATTCTGTTATTGATTCATCATGTCAATACACTCTTGCAGATTTGCCGTGGTTTAAATTATATGCATCATGTGGTTGGAGTCTGTCACCGTGACATCAAACCTCAGAATCTATTGGTATGaaatctttttctttatttctttctttcaaatttCCTTGTTTGTGaaccatgtatttttaaatttcaagaAATACTAAATTTCTATTAAACTGACATGTAATTGCATATCACAGGTTAATCCCGCGAGTCATCAGTTAAAGATATGTGATTTTGGTAGTGCAAAAATGTTGGTAAGTTCCgtttttttctttatcaatttgaaaattgtattttatatgtGCTTGGGCTTATGATATTATTGAACTTTTAGGTGCCTGGTGAACCCAACATATCATACATATGCTCACGGTATTATAGAGCTCCTGAACTTATATTCGGTGCAACGGAATACACAACTGCTATTGATGTTTGGTCTGCTGGCTGTGTTTTGGCTGAGCTTCTTCTAGGACAGGTGAGAATTTGTTTAAGGAGTTTTAATATCATTTGTAAGCAATCAACGTTTTCACGAAGTTCATTGTGTGAGAGAATTCTTAGTTGGTTTTGCATTTATGTGGTATCTGCAATTTTATATACTGCTATGCAGACAATAATTTAGAACATTACACATTTTTAGATTGATTCTTATATATAGCAATGCTATTTTATTTGCAGCCAATTTTTCCTGGAGAGAGTGGGGTTGATCAGTTGGTAGAGATCATTAAGGTAAATTTTCTTGTGCCAGTGTCCTTTTGTTTTATTAGCTTCTTATTGAATGTTGCTTTCTGTTGTTTTTTGGATCTTCAATCTGAGTGTTATTATGTATTGTAGATTTTGGGAACACCAACAAGAGAAGAAATAAAGTGCATGAATCCAAATTACACTGAATTCAAGTTTCCTCAGATTAAAGCTCACCCATGGCACAAGGTTCGTAGTTCTTTATTACTTCCTACCTGCCCCGGAAGCTTATAATTTGTAATTGAttgataaattgataaattgTAATACTCCTGTAATATCCAGATCTTTCACAAAAGCATGCCTTCTGAAGCAGTGGACCTTGTGTCAAGGATGCTTCAGTATTCACCAAATCTACGTTGCACAGCTGTAAGAAAGttaatttggttttaaaaaCGATACCTTTCGTAGCTTTATCGTATGTTCAGTCGCAGTTGTTTGATTACTGTGTTGCAAAGAAGTGCTGATTATATTTTGTTTACAGTTGGAAGCATGTGCACACTCTTTCTTTGATGATCTCCGAGACCCAAATGTACGCTTACCGAATGGGCAAGAACTTCCCCCTTTGTTTGATTTTACAGCTCAAGGTAACACATGGTGATAAACTAAACATGATTGATAAGATCAAATATTCCGTTATTGcttacataaattaaaaaaaaatgttgcagAGTTGGCAGGCGCATCTGATGAGTTGCGTCGGCGTCTCATTCCTGAGCATGCAAGGAGTTGATTTTTTTCTTCGGCCATTtgtaaattgattttggatGAGTAGATTACCAGACCAGCAATGCTACTTTCGCTAACAGTTCAGATCTCTGCTGTCCAACCTGCACAATCATGACTATACAACTCATATGAGCCTCAAAACCACGCAACCTCTTTATCAAGGACCTGCAGATGACAATCACATGGATGATGTAGGAGTGCCTGCTGAAACTGTTACATTCAATTTTTAAGTAGTTTTTGGTTGATGTATGCCTcaattttaaagataacaagTTCACACAATTCTTTTGCTAACGTTTCATATAGTTCTAGATTGTTTGTTCCTCAAAGTGGACTGTGGAAATCATCAATCAAATGAgtagcattttttttcttctaattttccACCagcttctctattttttttattctttttcttttttaaagataaattattCTGCATGTGTCTCTTGGTTCTGCTAACTGCCAAGTCTTATTAAACTTCAATTCTAAAACAACTAAATATCTAAATAAATTGATGACTTATAAGcatatttttttccttaacaTTCTCTGTGGACATGATCTAAATGTTGAGAATGAACCATTTTCCTCCAATTTTTTCAAGTGACCAAGGGTACCAGTGATTCGGGTGTTATTTTCCATCTCTTCATTTCATACCATAAAGGGGAATGCTTACTCGATAGTTAAGATAAACTATTCTTTTGTAAGAGTGGAAACTGAAAGTTTTGGTAACCAGAAAGGTATTTCATAGTTTTGATTACATTCTCTGCTAATTGATACACTGGTTAtgaagtactccctccgtcccaaaatataagtaaaagtgagtcaacaaaagttaatgtatctggactaaaatttacaccaaatacatcaacttttgttgactagtttttgcttatattttgggacggagggagtagtatatACCAGGAGCAAGTTATTCTGAGCATAAAGAAACATTCATTAGACAGCAAAAACATATCCCTTATATTTATTAGTTAAATTCCTCACTCgtgcaatttgttttttttgttggtattatCCCTCTGCTTTTCAAGGGAAGGGGTCTTAGTAATTCAAAGTTCGGTCCTGAGGTAAATAAAATCTGGTAAAAAATAGTTTTCaccaaaaatcaaactttgATTCTCCCGAACAATTCATCCTAAGAGCAGCTCATTAACAACTTGAGCTAATTACTTAGTTCACTAGGAAGAAACAAACTATCAATGATCTAAAATCTTACATGTTACCATTTTGCAGCTCATAATATACAATTTCAATTAAAGAAAATGTAGATCCTCTTCCATCCTAAAACGATttactgttaaaaaaaaattatggtatTAATTtactgtttattttttttacagtggTATCAATTTACTGTTATTATGctggaaaattttaaatttctctATGTATATatgacattaaaaaataaataaatttaacctTGGTAGTACAACAGAAACAACAACCTGTGTAATCAAGCCCCCAAAAGCTAGAAAATGTCATGTGGATTAACTTCCCTTGAAACTACTGGTATGaagtttttttgaagaaaaatccTACCAATAATCCCCACAAGAACATTCTCCTTCTCTAAAatgatgaaaacaatttgaatcCCTCAAGATGACATGGCGAGTGAAAACTCTCGATATATATTTCATAGCCGAATGACAATCCCCACAAACTCGGAGATTCTTAAATATCCTGATAGGTGCACTTGGTGGAGCAGCTAGTAATCCAAAAGCAACAGCCAGTTTCTCACTGTGATAAGCAAGACCAACTTCCTTTCCCTCTTTATCCATGTCATGCAAAGAAAAATTCATATCTGGTACATAACCGGCTTCCTTAATTCTCACTATAATTTCATCAATCTTGGAATAAATCTCAGCTTCCATTGGATGGCCTCTATCATCAGAAATGAACGTATGCACCCTGCTGTTTATCTCAATCCAACTGCATCCAGGCTCCTTCACTATTCCTTTCGATTTCATCAACTTTCGAATTTTCGCAGAATCATCCCATTTATGAGCTGCAGAATACATGTTAGATAGCAAAACATAAGGCATTGCATTATTAGGTTCCAACTCAAAAAGATTTGTAGCTGCCCTTTCTCCCAACTCTAAGTTTCCATGCACTCTACATGCAGCAAGGAGTGATTTCCATACAGTTGCATCTggtttcacatccatttgatctAGTAATTCTTTTGCCTCATCGAGTTTTCCTGATCGTCCGAAAGCGTCAATCATGCAGGCATAGTGTTCAGGGCCAGGTTTTATTCCATATACCTTTTTCATCTGGTGAAAGTAACTGCGACCTTCATCCACAAGACCAGCATGGCTACAAGCAAATAATAATCctataaatgtgataaaatCTGGTTTTGTGCCACTAGAAATCATGGCATCATAAAATCTTAAGGAGTCTCTTCCTTTACCATTCTGAGCATAACCAACAATAAGAGCTGTCCAAGTAATTACATCTTTAACTTGCATTGAAACAAAAACTGCATCAGCATCATCTAGACATCCACATTTTGCATACATGGCTACAAGAGAATTATCCACGGACGATGACGACCTGAGGCCTGATTTAATAAAGTCTGAATGCACTTGCTTACCAAATTCTAGAAGAGTCAATTCTGCACAGGCACTCAAAATACTTGCTACAATAAATTGGTCTGGATTTACACCTGCAACTCTCATGTCGCAAAAAATCTTCAGTGATTCTTCGTGGGAGTCATTTTGTGCATAACCGGTTACAAGGGAGGTCCATGAGATGACATCTTTCTCAAGCATATTTTCAAACACTGTGTATGCACAATTCATGTCCATAGTTTTGGCATACATGTCAACAAGAGCATTGTTAACAAGCTTATAATTCTCAAATCCAGTTTTGATTATCAAACAATGAACAGATCTTGGATTTATACTACCTACTACGCAACAATTCAGGATTGATGGGAATGTATAATCATCAATCTTCATATTTCTTCCAtgcatatttttaaataatagtagAGCTTCCTGTTCAAACCCATGTCTTACAAATCCAACTATCAAGGAGTTCCACGAAACAACGTCGTCGTCCTCCATAGTTTCTAATACCTTCTTTGCACTGTTTAAATCTCCACATTTTGCATACATATCAACCAATGCACTTTGAACATATACATTGCACCCAAAACCACTTCTTACAATACAAACATGCACCTGTTCACCAAAACAACCAGCTGATACAGAAGAACATGCTGTCAAAATAGTTGGAAAGGTATACTGATTAGACTCAACCCCGTGTGTATGCATGTAACGAAAAAACTCAACCGCCTTATGACTATCACCATTTTGAGCATAACCAGTAACCATAGCCGTCCACAAGACATGATTTTTCCTATCAAAAGCCAACCCCTTGAAAAGAAATTCCGCCTCTGAAATACACTTGCACTTAGCATACATGTCAACAAGTCCAGTAACAACAAACACATTAGATTCAAATCCATTCTTTACAACATACCCATGAATCATTTCCCCAGTTAGGATCAAACCCAACGATGAACACACTCTCAGAACACTCCCTAAAGTAAACTGAGTAGGTTTATGACCCTCCAACCTCATTGACCTAAACAAATCAAAAGCTTCAACTTTACACCCAAATTTACAATACCCAGATATAATGGAAGACCATGTGATGGAACTCCTACATGAAAACCCATCAAAAAGCTCTCTTGCTTCAACTAATCTTCCTACATTAACATAGCCAGATATCATGGTGTTCCATGAATATTCATCCTTTTGAGACATTTTTTCAAACAGTTTACGTGCATCATCAACTCGACCGGATTTTGATAATCCATTAAGGAGCTGGTTTGAATGGTAGATTGATTGATAAGAATTGGCAATGGTGGTGTGGATATAACGGATAAGTGGCATAAGGTTGAATGGGTTGTGAGAATAGACTGAAGCTTTTGAGCCGAATTTGTGCATAATAACTTGCCGCTCCGTtgttcaaaaacaaaacttgCCGCGGCAGAATGGTGCAGCAGTAGAACCGCGGGAACAAATATATATACCCGGGTTCAAAAGGGGAgagtttaaattttactttttttttttaatgataaaatgaAAGTGCAAAAAGCTGGAATTGGATCCCCtcgtgcattttttttttccggccCTCCATCCTTTTGTTAATCGAACGATCGATTGTcccacaaataaaaaaagaacatagaagaaaagagaggaaaaaaaaatagatgaatgACCCAAATTAGAGGACAGCATGAAAAGAATGGGCGGAGAATAAGTTACACTGAATTAGGTTTTGTTAAACATCAGTTGGTCgtgttaaaaaattgaaagctTAAGCTTGATCGATAGTTTattatagatttattttttacatttttcggATTTGAGTATGATTTTTTGAAAGTTTGATATCATATTAAATTGTTTAAAAGTTTATTTCATGTagtgaatatatttaaataaatttattatatttatgtttaaataGACTAAtgaattaataattataataaaagacTAATAAATTAATAGACCATTGAGATTAAACTTATATAtacttcaattttaatttataataatacatttatatatgcgtttaatttaaatttaaatgcagttttggtctccctattttcaattttttgatttttttttgaaattttggtccttatattttaaaaatcaactttttggtcccccattttttttcttctttttttactttaagTCCCCCACTCCAATTGGGAGTCACTTTACATTTGATTTGCCACATCACAATTAATTTGACTATATCTTCAAAATTGACTCCAAATTGAAGTGGGGGATCAAAAGTCAAAAATTTTTTAAATAGGGGGACAAAAAAgttggattttaaaatagggagaccaaaattttaaaaaattaaaaatagagggaccaaaattgtaattaagcaaaaaaaaaatgttaacaatTCTTGAAATAAAAAACCCCTCTACAATGTGACTTTGgtgttgatttttattttttttggtgttgattgttgatttttgttttgttttgtttttgtttacaataagcTGATGATCGAACTCAtaacctataacgtactacccaaatttCTCATCACTAGGCTAAACTTAGCctagtggtttttttttaatccaaaacctagtggctttgttgattgttgattttGGTTGACAAGAATTCTTGCAAAAAAGATCAATAGTTTTGCATAATTTTTAGAAATTGGATGAAAGAATTAATGTAGATTTTGGTGTacgttattattatttttgtttacaatgtagCCGATGAatatcagattttttttctctataccacaattttttttttactacgaTACCCctcttgaattatttttttcttcgtAATTCCCCTCTTTTGGACAAAACCTGACGCATTACAGGTCCCCACTGATGGCAGAATTGAGAATTCCACCATTGACCTGACATGGCGGAATTGAGAATTTCACCATTGACTTGACATGACGGAATTGAAAATTCCACCATTGAccagaatgttttttttttttgctttccgTGTCTTGTCTCTGCATGCATGGTAGACaactttgtttatttattttttaaagttttttgcGCCAAAaatgactttatttttttatttcaaaaaaacaaatggCCTTTTTAGTTGGAGAAAAAATTTATAGTTGTGTAATTGAAGAGAATGAGGACGAGGACAACGAGAATGTGGAATTACTTGAACGAGGAAGGCGTGCTCATCAACCTCCCGGTTGTGGTACTGGTGGACACatatattttagtgtttttttaagTATTATATATTATCAGTACTAttgtaataaaatatatttcgcGATGTATATACAATATTATTGTAATAAACCACCTGAACAGTCCCGAAAGATAGCACCACAATGTAACAACCCACTTAATTAAtagtagtaatattaattagagaCAGTTGAGAATTTAATTACAAGAAAAAAATTGGACAAGTGAAGGATATGGA
This genomic interval from Trifolium pratense cultivar HEN17-A07 linkage group LG6, ARS_RC_1.1, whole genome shotgun sequence contains the following:
- the LOC123887986 gene encoding shaggy-related protein kinase theta-like, coding for MNMMRRLKSIASGRTSISSDPGGDSTIKRAKFDLESGETNRVERGGNNKDKYVDASQGDVSTTSNSNVSAVAKTEKSGCDQLPKELNEMKIKDDKSKNNNEKDMEATIVNGNGTETGQVITTSIGGRDGQPKRIISYAAERVVGTGSFGVVYQAKCVETGESVAIKKVLQDKRYKNRELQVMRMLEHTNVLKLKHCFYSTAEKEDVYLNLVLEYVPETVYRVSKHYVRMHQHMPIIYVQLYMYQICRGLNYMHHVVGVCHRDIKPQNLLVNPASHQLKICDFGSAKMLVPGEPNISYICSRYYRAPELIFGATEYTTAIDVWSAGCVLAELLLGQPIFPGESGVDQLVEIIKILGTPTREEIKCMNPNYTEFKFPQIKAHPWHKIFHKSMPSEAVDLVSRMLQYSPNLRCTALEACAHSFFDDLRDPNVRLPNGQELPPLFDFTAQELAGASDELRRRLIPEHARS
- the LOC123887987 gene encoding pentatricopeptide repeat-containing protein At2g03880, mitochondrial-like, whose protein sequence is MHKFGSKASVYSHNPFNLMPLIRYIHTTIANSYQSIYHSNQLLNGLSKSGRVDDARKLFEKMSQKDEYSWNTMISGYVNVGRLVEARELFDGFSCRSSITWSSIISGYCKFGCKVEAFDLFRSMRLEGHKPTQFTLGSVLRVCSSLGLILTGEMIHGYVVKNGFESNVFVVTGLVDMYAKCKCISEAEFLFKGLAFDRKNHVLWTAMVTGYAQNGDSHKAVEFFRYMHTHGVESNQYTFPTILTACSSVSAGCFGEQVHVCIVRSGFGCNVYVQSALVDMYAKCGDLNSAKKVLETMEDDDVVSWNSLIVGFVRHGFEQEALLLFKNMHGRNMKIDDYTFPSILNCCVVGSINPRSVHCLIIKTGFENYKLVNNALVDMYAKTMDMNCAYTVFENMLEKDVISWTSLVTGYAQNDSHEESLKIFCDMRVAGVNPDQFIVASILSACAELTLLEFGKQVHSDFIKSGLRSSSSVDNSLVAMYAKCGCLDDADAVFVSMQVKDVITWTALIVGYAQNGKGRDSLRFYDAMISSGTKPDFITFIGLLFACSHAGLVDEGRSYFHQMKKVYGIKPGPEHYACMIDAFGRSGKLDEAKELLDQMDVKPDATVWKSLLAACRVHGNLELGERAATNLFELEPNNAMPYVLLSNMYSAAHKWDDSAKIRKLMKSKGIVKEPGCSWIEINSRVHTFISDDRGHPMEAEIYSKIDEIIVRIKEAGYVPDMNFSLHDMDKEGKEVGLAYHSEKLAVAFGLLAAPPSAPIRIFKNLRVCGDCHSAMKYISRVFTRHVILRDSNCFHHFREGECSCGDYW